The proteins below come from a single Prochlorococcus marinus str. MIT 9215 genomic window:
- a CDS encoding AIR synthase: protein MSLVRTLDRPFIIILMIEIVNLLISQSAASELSSQASFGVSQGDMSIDLLEDKNCSEGWMHIKLKPSTLNASPISRTEGVTLYADVKKFNLLKDIKLDYYGDLSGGGFLISTPKNAKRFSSGSGFKLL, encoded by the coding sequence ATGTCCCTGGTTCGAACCCTGGATCGCCCATTTATTATTATTCTAATGATTGAGATAGTCAATCTTTTAATCAGTCAAAGTGCTGCTTCAGAACTATCTAGCCAAGCTTCTTTTGGAGTTTCTCAAGGAGACATGTCGATTGATTTGCTAGAGGATAAAAATTGTTCCGAAGGATGGATGCATATAAAATTAAAGCCAAGTACACTTAATGCATCCCCTATTTCAAGAACTGAAGGAGTAACTTTATACGCGGATGTAAAAAAGTTTAATTTACTGAAAGATATAAAATTAGATTATTACGGTGATTTGAGCGGTGGTGGATTTCTTATTTCAACACCAAAAAATGCAAAACGTTTTTCCAGTGGTTCTGGCTTCAAACTTTTGTAG